Genomic DNA from Planctomycetia bacterium:
CTCGCCGAATCTTCGGTGGTTAGCTCATCCGGCGTGGTCGCTTCCGCTTCGTCCTCCGATTCTGTCGGTCCAATCGGCAACGCGTCCAGGTCCAGCGATGTGAATCGATTGATGTTCTCTCCGCGCGCAAGCCGGACCTCCAACTCCGCCCAGTTCTCCGGGGACGCCTTGTAGCCGGACTGCATCGTTTGAGATGCATTGAGACGCGTACCAGTATTGCGAAGCGTGGCGCGAGTGCCTGAGGCCCAGCCCAGGTCGAAGGCCCCCGTATCGTCATCTTCCTGCAGCTTTTCGCCCAGGAAGAACGTGTGCGACGCGCCATCGCCGATCTCGCTCAAGCGCACGCCACTGTTGAGAAACAGCACGCCATGATTGGTAACGTCGATCGGCTGCTCCAGATCATGATGACAGCCGGCGTAGTCGCTTGTGCCCAGGGAAATTCCGCCGCCTCCGGCGCTTGACGACGACGGACAAACCAGCGTCGCCAGTCCCGCCATGCGCGGAGCGTGGTTCGCCTTGTCGTAAACGCTCTTGGAGAAGTCGAACGCGCGGTAGGTGTTCCGCTGGTCCATGTACGGCAATACGCGCACGATCCAACTATAGTGCTCGCCCGGCGGACGGCTTTGAATCGGCCCCGTGGCGTTCGTCGTGCCGGACGGCAGCGATTCGAACGCCGACTCGTACTGCGCGAGCGCGAGCCCCAATTGCGCCAGGTTGTTCGCGCATTGAGCGCGGCGGCCCACCTCGCGCGTCTTTTGCAGCGCAGGCAGCAACAAGGCGACCAGAATGCCAATGATCGCGATCACGACCAGCAATTCCACCAACGTAAAACCGCGGAGACGGAGCCTGCTCATGGCGCGGACCTGTCGGAAGTAGTTGAAGGGTTCCAAAGAATTTCCAGGCGAAATTGCTGCCTTCGCCAAGCGTCTTCATCGAGCGGGTAAGTAGCGAGCACGATAACCCGGCGCTGTTCCGGCTGCTCGGCGACGTCGGCGATCTCGATCCGCACTTCCGCCCGGTCGCGCCCGCCGAGTTCCTCGGCAGGAACTTGCCAGGTCTCGCCGGAATAGCCGGCATCGCGACTGAAACGCGCTTGGGCCAACTCCAGTCCAGCCGTGGCGAGATACTCCGCCTGCAGCCGCGCGGCCGCGCGGCGCGATTCCGCTCGGGCCGCCAGATTGGTTTGCATCGCCAACGTCATCGCCACGCCGAAGACCATCAGAATCACCAGCACGATCAGCACGGCAACGCCGTTTTTGCTGCTACGCGGGCGGCTATTCATCGCGCACCTCCCGCCGCGCGGCAGCGACAAAACGATGCGACCGCAGCGCGGCTTCGTCGTCCTGTTTGATCGGTTGCGGGCCATGCCAGCGTCGTTGCCACACGCAGATTACGGCTTGCCCGGGCTCGACGGAGCGAACAAAGCGCATCGCATCTAAATCCGGCAGACGATACAACTCCGTTTGTCGCACTTCATCGCCGTTGCGCAACAGCCTCTCGACGCCGGAAACGCCGACCACGTATTCCACTCGCTCGTCGCCGGGCAACGTCAGTTGCAGCCGCGCAGGCGTCGTGTCGGCGGCGCTCACGTCGATCGCCACGGCCTCATGCACATCCCGCCGTAACGCGGCGGCGAACCGCGTAGTGACTTGCGCTTCGTGATACGTGGATCTCTGCCGCCCGGTGTGCATCACCAGCGAAGCGAGTAGCATCGCGGCGGCGCTGAGCAGCACGGTGAGGATGGAGATCACGATCGCCATTTCCAGCAA
This window encodes:
- a CDS encoding DUF1559 domain-containing protein, producing the protein MSRLRLRGFTLVELLVVIAIIGILVALLLPALQKTREVGRRAQCANNLAQLGLALAQYESAFESLPSGTTNATGPIQSRPPGEHYSWIVRVLPYMDQRNTYRAFDFSKSVYDKANHAPRMAGLATLVCPSSSSAGGGGISLGTSDYAGCHHDLEQPIDVTNHGVLFLNSGVRLSEIGDGASHTFFLGEKLQEDDDTGAFDLGWASGTRATLRNTGTRLNASQTMQSGYKASPENWAELEVRLARGENINRFTSLDLDALPIGPTESEDEAEATTPDELTTEDSASDEEKAPVTETKPAEVQAPTVTAPAVDPLADGQPPTARGPLWVGGFASEHDGGANFLLGDGAVRFVSDMIDLQVYRQLGHRDDGLLLDDKDY
- a CDS encoding prepilin-type N-terminal cleavage/methylation domain-containing protein; protein product: MKRRGTSLLEMAIVISILTVLLSAAAMLLASLVMHTGRQRSTYHEAQVTTRFAAALRRDVHEAVAIDVSAADTTPARLQLTLPGDERVEYVVGVSGVERLLRNGDEVRQTELYRLPDLDAMRFVRSVEPGQAVICVWQRRWHGPQPIKQDDEAALRSHRFVAAARREVRDE